Proteins co-encoded in one Pyxidicoccus xibeiensis genomic window:
- a CDS encoding ferrichrome ABC transporter substrate-binding protein yields MTRRSRLGLTLLLSVLLHAALFWALSRVPSVQPPRPAERQVVELEVFTPPAQPAATPAPRPTVRPSDQAGAPPVRRAERPSPPRAEEPKAQASAERPGTEASKPQASAEEPMKDDAPRAAPERLVLVPEGMLGEGMALTGEPPSTGRTLRNVPGSEPDPKALAAREAEEARVRVDGWAQDSLASARATSGSPHPYFAQLQKDFTKKLVNPPPPDLKVLASRMKREQVEAIQRFGKTGSPYTPKERDHRLEQRNRFQAAVEAGRAANMFMVDVTEPILALAAIVEVRQARDGKLLDLEVIEGSGDPTFDAWAMSQLRDALARAESPKSGGVGIRDDGMRTRWRLQEYLGNPRVQIHLIGVY; encoded by the coding sequence GTGACGCGTCGCTCCCGGCTGGGCCTCACACTCCTGCTCTCGGTGCTCCTGCACGCAGCCCTCTTCTGGGCGCTGTCGCGGGTCCCGTCCGTCCAGCCTCCCCGGCCGGCGGAGCGGCAGGTCGTGGAGCTGGAGGTCTTCACTCCACCCGCGCAGCCCGCGGCCACGCCTGCCCCCAGACCGACGGTGCGGCCGTCCGACCAGGCGGGTGCTCCACCGGTGCGGCGTGCGGAGCGGCCTTCGCCGCCACGAGCGGAGGAGCCGAAGGCCCAGGCGTCCGCCGAGCGACCCGGGACGGAGGCTTCGAAGCCCCAGGCTTCCGCCGAGGAGCCCATGAAGGACGATGCCCCGCGCGCAGCTCCGGAGCGGCTGGTGCTCGTACCGGAGGGCATGCTCGGAGAGGGGATGGCGCTGACAGGGGAGCCTCCTTCCACCGGTCGGACCCTGCGCAACGTGCCCGGCTCCGAGCCCGACCCGAAGGCCCTTGCGGCACGGGAGGCGGAGGAGGCGCGCGTGCGCGTGGACGGGTGGGCCCAGGACTCGCTGGCGTCGGCGCGAGCGACGAGCGGGTCGCCCCATCCGTACTTCGCGCAGCTGCAGAAGGACTTCACGAAGAAGCTGGTGAACCCGCCGCCGCCGGACCTGAAGGTGCTGGCGTCGCGGATGAAGCGCGAGCAGGTGGAGGCCATCCAGCGCTTCGGCAAGACGGGCAGCCCCTACACGCCCAAGGAGCGCGACCACCGCCTGGAGCAGCGCAACCGCTTCCAGGCCGCCGTGGAGGCAGGGCGCGCCGCGAACATGTTCATGGTGGATGTCACCGAGCCCATCCTCGCGCTCGCCGCCATCGTCGAGGTTCGCCAGGCCCGCGACGGCAAGCTCCTGGACCTGGAGGTCATCGAGGGCTCGGGCGACCCGACCTTCGACGCGTGGGCCATGTCCCAGCTGCGAGATGCCCTCGCCCGGGCCGAGTCGCCCAAGAGCGGAGGCGTGGGCATCCGTGACGACGGGATGCGCACCCGGTGGCGCCTCCAGGAGTACCTGGGCAACCCCCGCGTGCAGATCCACCTGATTGGCGTGTACTGA
- a CDS encoding rhodanese-like domain-containing protein, with the protein MTASATPFSFVLETPAATPEEARRHYLAKLSVETDPADVHLDLERGKKGFVVVDVRTKEAWAERHVPGALNLPARTITAETTAHLSKDDVIITYCWGPGCNGSTKAAARFAALGFRVKEMIGGIEYWVKEGHATEGTAPKGTPVYRQRGDT; encoded by the coding sequence ATGACTGCATCCGCCACCCCGTTCTCCTTCGTCCTCGAAACCCCCGCCGCGACGCCCGAGGAGGCCCGGCGCCACTACCTCGCGAAGCTGTCCGTGGAGACGGACCCGGCGGACGTCCACCTGGACCTGGAGCGCGGCAAGAAGGGCTTCGTCGTGGTGGACGTGCGCACCAAGGAGGCCTGGGCCGAGCGCCACGTGCCCGGTGCGCTCAACCTGCCCGCTCGGACCATCACCGCCGAGACGACGGCGCACCTGAGCAAGGACGACGTCATCATCACCTATTGCTGGGGCCCCGGCTGCAACGGCTCCACCAAGGCCGCCGCGCGCTTCGCCGCCCTGGGGTTCCGCGTGAAGGAGATGATTGGCGGAATCGAATACTGGGTGAAGGAAGGCCACGCCACCGAGGGCACCGCCCCGAAGGGCACGCCCGTGTACCGGCAGCGCGGCGACACCTGA
- a CDS encoding esterase/lipase family protein, with the protein MPVKHHIYLVPGFFGFINLGELIYFGHAYDYLKAELSRRGVDADVVIVLSHPTASIRTRTADLLKAVQETAGTGDGPIHLIGHSTGGLDSRLFVSPGAQLADGLELEPYAKRVRSVVTVSTPHAGTPLATFFMGLFGQRILKLLSLFTVYVLRFGRLPLRVVFRFGHVLARADDNLGWKPTLLDQLYDQLLGDFSSERRDAVAKFLSDVGNDTSLIPQLTPEGIDLFNASAVDRPGVRYGSVVTQARPPSLRTRMSAGLDPYAQLTHTIYAFMYGQTQRMPLTALPPHTPAQTAALVQAYGALPGPTACDGIVPTRSQVYGRVLSAVRADHLDAIGHFDQPAHQPPHVDWLISGSGFRRPQFESTWKSITNFLMEDEGR; encoded by the coding sequence ATGCCTGTGAAGCACCACATCTACCTCGTCCCCGGCTTCTTCGGTTTCATCAACCTGGGCGAGCTCATCTACTTCGGCCACGCCTACGACTACCTGAAGGCGGAGCTGTCGCGCCGCGGCGTGGACGCGGACGTGGTCATCGTGCTGTCGCACCCCACAGCCTCCATCCGGACGCGGACGGCGGACCTGCTCAAGGCGGTGCAGGAGACGGCGGGCACGGGGGACGGGCCCATCCACCTCATCGGCCACTCGACGGGCGGACTGGACTCGCGGCTGTTCGTGAGTCCCGGGGCGCAGCTGGCGGACGGGCTGGAGCTGGAGCCGTACGCGAAGCGGGTGCGCTCGGTGGTGACGGTGTCCACGCCGCACGCGGGCACGCCGCTGGCCACGTTCTTCATGGGGCTGTTCGGGCAGCGGATATTGAAGCTGCTGTCGCTGTTCACGGTGTACGTGCTGCGCTTCGGGCGGCTGCCGTTGCGGGTGGTGTTCCGCTTCGGCCACGTGCTGGCGCGGGCGGACGACAACCTGGGGTGGAAGCCGACGCTGCTGGACCAGCTGTATGACCAACTGCTGGGGGACTTCTCCTCCGAGCGGCGGGACGCGGTGGCGAAGTTCCTGAGTGACGTGGGCAACGACACCTCGCTGATTCCGCAGCTGACGCCGGAGGGCATCGACCTCTTCAACGCGAGCGCGGTGGACCGGCCGGGGGTGCGGTATGGCTCGGTGGTGACGCAGGCGCGGCCGCCGTCGTTGCGCACGCGGATGTCGGCGGGGTTGGACCCGTACGCGCAGCTGACGCACACCATCTACGCGTTCATGTACGGGCAGACGCAGCGGATGCCACTGACGGCGCTGCCGCCGCACACACCGGCGCAGACGGCGGCGCTGGTGCAGGCGTATGGAGCGCTTCCGGGGCCCACGGCGTGTGATGGCATCGTGCCGACGCGCTCACAGGTCTACGGGCGGGTGCTGTCAGCGGTGCGGGCGGACCACCTGGATGCGATTGGGCACTTCGACCAGCCGGCACACCAGCCGCCGCACGTGGACTGGCTCATCTCCGGCTCCGGCTTCCGCCGGCCCCAGTTCGAGTCCACGTGGAAGAGCATCACCAACTTCCTGATGGAGGACGAGGGGCGCTGA
- a CDS encoding carboxypeptidase-like regulatory domain-containing protein, whose amino-acid sequence MRLPVAPWVLLLLPAVALGSQVEGTLLDVKGQALAGTTLEVVRAQDGEVTARPRSGPEGRFRVELPPGRYLLRIRHPERCAPSAADAELELRDDEDLAALSVLLRRCVRVTGRAFGLDGAPLARGKVTLRWRASLEPPRTASTDEAGRFVFERAPQGQVQVFLRDEAGEELLSQTRLSALRALEVRAHRVLRFLVRGPGGAPLPEVDFSLVPEPRDGVTLEAKTDARGLVGLPAHAQGRYRLLASWEQEDQFLRYVWKDVELKPEAMATPLELSFAERPSSAILSGRVRKSDHRPAVNAEVTALQLFPSFPLDDDFPRGTAYPRESATTRTDSEGRFTLRDLRPGEYRLSVTHPEGFGEVEALTDAPADVLLPALCPKSVSGRVVDASGLPVPRFRLMSQQVEDSEGRFRHEHLGCHFYVEANGFQPRWVSVPASPLGQVEVPDIALQPARDLVGRLLHPDGTPATARTLTATWRGETWHVDTKPTDAAGRFSVGPLPVDAEVVLEAPGKDHVARFRIPPGRQDALALRLPRLSARLDVRVHSTLEEFHVTAEGAQGTFSASGKRSDRVLLRVAPGRYDVWVSGTPDPKGARAGVPHRFAPQQVHVAAGGTATLAAHPTQGAGALRVVLARPSHYDDVYVFPGVHPWPDNLDAFGPRKGQLEADTPVDESRSVDDAPWISIIFYRAQSDFTGLAPGTYTVFATNSYGGDQGRTEVFRKVVEVDGSQRRVVLVRFHGEDSRLVR is encoded by the coding sequence ATGCGCCTTCCCGTGGCCCCATGGGTCCTGCTGCTCCTTCCCGCCGTGGCACTCGGCTCGCAGGTGGAGGGCACGCTGCTCGACGTGAAGGGGCAGGCTCTCGCCGGCACGACGCTGGAAGTGGTCCGCGCACAGGACGGCGAGGTGACCGCACGCCCCAGGTCCGGCCCCGAGGGGCGATTCAGGGTCGAGCTTCCGCCGGGGCGCTACCTCCTGCGAATCCGTCATCCCGAGCGCTGCGCCCCAAGCGCGGCCGACGCGGAGCTGGAGCTGAGGGACGACGAGGACCTCGCCGCGCTCTCCGTCCTCCTGCGGCGCTGTGTCCGCGTCACCGGTCGAGCCTTCGGCCTGGATGGGGCGCCGCTCGCGCGCGGCAAGGTGACGCTGCGGTGGAGGGCCAGCCTGGAGCCACCCCGGACGGCCTCCACGGATGAAGCGGGACGGTTCGTCTTCGAACGAGCTCCGCAGGGGCAGGTCCAGGTCTTCTTGCGAGACGAGGCGGGCGAGGAGCTGCTGTCCCAGACACGGCTGAGCGCACTGCGCGCGCTGGAGGTCCGGGCCCACCGCGTCCTCCGCTTCCTCGTGCGTGGCCCTGGCGGAGCACCGCTACCGGAGGTGGACTTCTCGCTCGTTCCCGAGCCACGGGATGGCGTCACCCTGGAGGCGAAGACGGACGCCCGCGGCCTCGTGGGGCTCCCCGCGCACGCCCAGGGGCGCTACCGGCTGCTGGCGTCCTGGGAGCAGGAGGACCAGTTCCTGCGCTACGTCTGGAAGGACGTCGAGCTGAAGCCCGAGGCCATGGCCACACCGCTGGAGCTGAGCTTCGCGGAGCGGCCGTCCTCCGCCATCCTCTCCGGACGCGTGCGGAAGTCGGACCACCGTCCTGCCGTGAATGCGGAGGTGACCGCACTCCAGTTGTTTCCCTCCTTCCCCCTGGACGACGACTTCCCGCGCGGCACTGCCTATCCACGAGAGAGTGCGACGACCCGCACGGACTCGGAGGGGCGCTTCACGCTGCGGGACCTGCGCCCCGGTGAGTACAGGCTCAGCGTGACGCACCCCGAGGGATTCGGTGAGGTCGAGGCGCTGACGGACGCCCCAGCGGACGTGCTGCTGCCCGCGCTCTGCCCGAAGAGCGTCTCCGGCCGGGTCGTCGACGCGAGCGGCCTCCCTGTCCCGCGCTTCCGGCTCATGAGTCAGCAGGTGGAGGATTCGGAGGGACGCTTCAGGCACGAGCATCTGGGTTGCCACTTCTACGTCGAAGCGAACGGCTTCCAGCCACGGTGGGTCTCCGTGCCCGCGTCTCCACTGGGGCAGGTGGAGGTGCCCGACATCGCGCTCCAGCCCGCCCGAGACCTCGTGGGCCGCCTGCTCCATCCGGATGGGACTCCAGCGACGGCGCGCACCCTCACCGCGACGTGGAGGGGAGAGACGTGGCACGTGGACACGAAGCCCACCGACGCCGCCGGGCGCTTTTCCGTGGGGCCCCTGCCGGTGGACGCGGAGGTGGTGCTGGAGGCGCCAGGGAAGGACCACGTCGCGCGCTTTCGCATCCCACCGGGCAGGCAGGACGCGCTGGCCCTGCGCCTTCCCCGGCTCAGCGCACGCCTGGACGTCCGAGTGCATTCCACGCTGGAGGAGTTCCACGTCACGGCCGAGGGCGCACAGGGGACCTTCAGCGCCTCGGGGAAGCGCTCGGACCGGGTGCTCCTGCGGGTGGCTCCAGGCCGCTACGACGTATGGGTCTCTGGAACGCCGGACCCGAAGGGCGCGCGGGCGGGAGTCCCTCATCGTTTCGCCCCTCAGCAGGTCCACGTCGCAGCGGGAGGCACGGCCACGCTCGCGGCCCATCCGACGCAAGGAGCCGGTGCGCTGCGCGTGGTGCTCGCACGGCCGAGCCACTATGACGACGTCTACGTCTTTCCCGGCGTCCACCCCTGGCCCGACAACCTCGACGCGTTCGGCCCCCGGAAGGGACAGCTGGAGGCGGACACCCCCGTGGACGAGAGCCGGAGCGTCGACGACGCGCCCTGGATTTCCATCATCTTCTACAGGGCCCAGAGTGACTTCACCGGGCTCGCTCCCGGCACGTACAC
- the pdxR gene encoding MocR-like pyridoxine biosynthesis transcription factor PdxR — protein sequence MPKRAAGVSLPFLQPETGAGASLHRQLYERLRESILSGALAPRSRLPSTRTLSRELGVSRGTVESAFAQLDAEGFLERRVGSGSIVALPEHARLPRTASMAPVRRGGSVARPDLLRRGGSEARPGPLHRGGSETNPDLLRRGSSPARLGLSRRGRVLAREVLPPEPRDVQPFTPCLPALDLFPTRLWARAVAKQTRLLGPGLMTAGEPAGFRPLREALAAHLGTSRGVRCEWRQVLVLSSTQQALDLVARLLLDEGDAVWLEEPGYLGARAAFESAGARVHAVPVDAEGLRVDVGTRRAPRARLAYVTPSHQYPLGVTLSLSRRLALLEWARAASAWVLEDDYDSEFRYATRPLAAIQGLDVAGRVLYAGTFNKVMFPSLRLAFLVVPERLVDAFTAARAATDGHAPVLSQAAMAHFMEAGHYAAHLRQMRLAYAERRDALLDALRRETEGWLRPGAADAGMHVTAFLGRGARDADVVRRADAKGLGARGLSPLYLGRNAEQGLVLGFSGASPAGLRAAVRALTRLLAPGAPA from the coding sequence ATGCCGAAGCGGGCCGCCGGGGTGTCATTGCCCTTCCTCCAGCCGGAGACGGGAGCAGGAGCGTCCCTTCACCGGCAGCTCTACGAACGGCTGCGGGAGTCCATCCTCTCCGGTGCGCTTGCGCCGCGCAGCCGGCTGCCCTCCACCCGCACGCTCTCACGTGAGCTGGGTGTGTCTCGCGGCACGGTGGAGAGCGCGTTCGCACAGCTCGACGCGGAGGGGTTCCTGGAGCGTCGCGTGGGCTCCGGCAGCATCGTCGCGCTGCCCGAGCACGCCCGGTTGCCGAGGACGGCCTCCATGGCTCCGGTGCGCCGTGGGGGTTCCGTGGCGCGGCCGGACCTGTTGCGGCGCGGCGGTTCCGAGGCAAGGCCAGGCCCGTTGCATCGGGGCGGTTCCGAGACCAATCCGGACCTGTTGCGCCGCGGCAGCTCACCGGCGCGGCTGGGGCTGTCGCGGCGGGGGCGGGTCCTGGCGCGGGAGGTGCTGCCCCCCGAGCCCCGGGACGTCCAGCCCTTCACGCCGTGCCTGCCCGCGCTGGACCTGTTCCCCACGCGTCTGTGGGCGCGCGCCGTGGCGAAGCAGACCCGGCTGCTGGGGCCCGGCTTGATGACCGCGGGCGAGCCCGCGGGCTTCCGGCCCCTGCGCGAGGCGCTCGCCGCGCACCTGGGCACGTCGCGCGGGGTGCGCTGCGAGTGGCGGCAGGTGCTGGTGCTCTCCAGCACGCAGCAGGCGCTGGACCTGGTGGCGCGGCTGCTCCTGGATGAAGGGGACGCGGTGTGGCTGGAGGAGCCCGGCTACCTGGGTGCGCGTGCTGCCTTCGAGTCCGCCGGAGCGCGGGTGCACGCGGTGCCGGTGGACGCGGAAGGGCTCCGGGTGGACGTGGGCACCCGACGTGCGCCCCGGGCGCGGCTGGCCTACGTCACGCCATCGCACCAGTATCCGCTGGGCGTGACGCTGAGCCTGTCCCGGCGGCTGGCGCTGCTGGAGTGGGCGCGGGCGGCGAGCGCCTGGGTGCTGGAGGACGACTACGACAGCGAGTTCCGCTACGCCACGCGCCCGCTGGCGGCCATCCAGGGCCTGGATGTGGCGGGGCGGGTGCTCTACGCGGGGACGTTCAACAAGGTGATGTTTCCCTCGCTGCGGCTCGCCTTCCTCGTGGTGCCGGAGCGGCTGGTGGACGCCTTCACCGCCGCACGCGCCGCCACGGATGGGCATGCGCCGGTGCTCTCCCAGGCGGCGATGGCGCACTTCATGGAAGCGGGGCACTACGCCGCGCACCTGCGGCAGATGCGGCTGGCCTATGCCGAGCGCCGGGACGCGCTGCTCGATGCCCTGCGGCGCGAGACGGAGGGCTGGCTGCGGCCCGGCGCGGCGGATGCGGGCATGCACGTCACGGCCTTCCTCGGACGGGGCGCGCGGGACGCGGACGTGGTGCGGCGCGCGGATGCGAAGGGGCTCGGCGCGCGCGGGCTGTCACCGCTGTACCTGGGACGAAACGCGGAGCAGGGGCTCGTGCTGGGCTTCTCGGGAGCGAGCCCCGCGGGACTGCGTGCGGCGGTCCGAGCGCTCACGCGACTGCTGGCGCCAGGTGCTCCCGCCTGA